The Fusarium graminearum PH-1 chromosome 2, whole genome shotgun sequence genome includes a region encoding these proteins:
- a CDS encoding rho GTPase 1, translating into MATVRICVCGDESTGKSSLIASLVKDQFVNNKIQPVLPQITIPPSIGTPENVSTTIVDTSARPQDRTTLRKEIRKCNVILLVYADHYSYERVALFWMPYFRSLGVNVPVVLCANKSDLVGQGTTPQVVEEELLPVMAEFREVDSCIRTSARDHRNVNEVFFLCQKAVTHPIAPLFDYKEGHLKPLCINALKRIFYLCDKDQDGYLNEQEMRDFQARCFDKPLTTDDLDNIKLSIAKSLPASDLEKGIDLPGFLQLNKLYAEKGRHETIWIILRKFHYTDSLSLEDKFIRPKFEVPEYSSAELSPAGYRFFVDLFLIFDKDNDGGLNDEELEALFAPAPGLPSSWTDSSFPSSTVRNEAGHVTLQGWLAQWSMTTFIEPKTTIEYLAYLGFEPSNPKDSITAALKITKPRKRRSRLGRVERNVVLCYVLGASGAGKSALLDSFLNRPFYGLYHPTIKPRRAVNSVELPGGKQVYLILEELGELEPAILENRAKLDACDLICYAYDSSDPDSFSHIVDLRKKYPHLDELPSIYTALKADKDKTNQRCELQPDQYTSSLSMSLPLHVSVTWGSISELFVAYADAATTPSTAFPRSNEEGPDRTSLYIALGATACAGVAALTIWRRATNAL; encoded by the exons atggccactG TTCGGATCTGTGTCTGCGGCGACGAAAGTACTGGCAAATCCAGCCTCATCGCCTCTCTTGTTAAAGATCAATttgtcaacaacaagatccaacCCGTCCTTCCTCAAATCACCATCCCACCGAGCATCGGTACACCTGAAAATGTCTCGACTACCATCGTCGACACCTCAGCTCGCCCACAAGACCGGACTACGTTACGAAAAGAAATTCGAAAGTGCAATGTCATTCTTCTTGTCTACGCCGACCACTATAGCTATGAAAGGGTGGCACTGTTTTGGATGCCGTATTTCCGATCTTTAGGTGTCAACGTTCCTGTCGTATTATGTGCCAATAAATCCGATCTGGTTGGTCAAGGCACCACACCGcaggtggttgaggaggaattgTTACCCGTCATGGCCGAGTTTCGTGAGGTCGACTCCTGCATCCGTACCAGCGCACGCGATCATCGAAACGTGAACGAAGTATTCTTCCTTTGCCAAAAGGCTGTCACCCACCCAATCGCCCCTCTATTCGATTACAAGGAGGGTCATCTCAAGCCTTTGTGTATCAACGCTTTAAAGCGTATCTTCTACCTCTGTGACAAGGACCAGGACGGTTATCTCAACGAGCAGGAAATGCGTGACTTCCAAGCCCGTTGTTTCGACAAACCTTTGACCACCGACGATCTGGACAACATCAAACTCAGCATCGCGAAATCGTTGCCCGCTTCTGATCTAGAAAAGGGGATTGACCTGCCAGGATTTCTGCAACTGAACAAGCTTTATGCCGAAAAGGGACGCCATGAGACTATTTGGATCATTCTTCGAAAGTTCCACTATACTGATAGTCTGAGTCTTGAAGACAAGTTTATTCGGCCAAAGTTTGAGGTCCCAGAATACTCTTCTGCTGAGCTGAGTCCTGCTGGTTATAGGTTCTTTGTGGACCTgttcctcatctttgacaaggataaCGATGGCGGTCTCAATGatgaggagctggaggctcTATTTGCCCCGGCTCCGGGACTACCTAGTTCTTGGACCGATTCATCGTTCCCCTCCTCGACTGTGAGAAACGAGGCTGGCCATGTTACTCTTCAAGGCTGGCTTGCTCAGTGGAGCATGACAACTTTCATTGAACCCAAGACTACTATCGAATATCTTGCCTATCTTGGTTTTGAGCCTTCGAATCCCAAGGACTCCATCACCGCTGCACTCAAGATCACAAAGCCTCGTAAGAGGAGAAGCCGTCTTGGCCGAGTCGAGCGCAACGTAGTGCTCTGCTACGTTCTTGGTGCATCAGGTGCAGGAAAgtctgctcttcttgactcATTCCTCAATCGACCATTTTATGGTCTATACCATCCGACCATCAAACCCCGCCGCGCAGTAAACAGTGTCGAGTTGCCTGGTGGAAAGCAAGTCTATCTTATTCTGGAGGAGCTTGGTGAGCTTGAACCTGCAATCCTCGAGAACCGAGCCAAACTGGACGCCTGCGATCTCATTTGCTATGCCTACGACTCGTCAGACCCTGACTCGTTCTCTCATATCGTCGACTTGCGAAAAAAGTACCCGcaccttgatgagcttccCTCTATCTACACTGCACTCAAagccgacaaagacaaaaccAACCAACGCTGCGAGCTCCAGCCAGACCAGTACACCTCTTCGCTTAGCATGAGTCTCCCACTGCATGTCAGTGTCACCTGGGGCAGTATCAGTGAGCTTTTCGTAGCCTATGCAGATGCTGCCACGACCCCTAGCACTGCGTTCCCCAGGAGTAACGAAGAAGGGCCTGACAGAACGAGTCTGTACATCGCACTTGGAGCAACAGCTTGTGCGGGCGTTGCTGCATTGACAATATGGCGGCGTGCAACTAACGCTTTATAA